A portion of the Candidatus Acidulodesulfobacterium acidiphilum genome contains these proteins:
- a CDS encoding cell division protein FtsH: protein QHKDYSESTAVSIDQEVKEIITSNHERARQILTENIDILKDISLKLIEKESLSGKEIDEIIIAHKPDYKTNESESEEEKADQAQGGKDGESNEGIDIED, encoded by the coding sequence CAGCACAAGGATTATTCCGAATCTACGGCAGTCTCTATAGACCAGGAAGTTAAAGAAATTATTACTTCGAACCATGAAAGGGCAAGACAAATATTAACGGAAAACATAGATATCCTTAAAGATATTTCGTTAAAATTAATAGAAAAGGAATCTTTAAGCGGAAAAGAGATAGACGAGATTATTATCGCCCATAAACCCGATTACAAAACCAACGAGTCCGAATCCGAAGAGGAAAAAGCCGATCAGGCGCAAGGCGGTAAAGACGGGGAAAGCAATGAAGGAATAGACATAGAAGATTAA